The following proteins are encoded in a genomic region of Magallana gigas chromosome 1, xbMagGiga1.1, whole genome shotgun sequence:
- the LOC117685846 gene encoding uncharacterized protein, with translation MEQKHKDLIKANYSTLVKKMMSGSVAGHLYASHIITDEMRQQIEAEKTSYDKNRKLLSIILRRGSTAFMGLRKALLKANQGDLSRLLMNTDEDSKTEYEKKLAMARSLVINMKDRGTSESKKDEQEQRCRIPLDDVNDLFLTAMPYKGILYIHIRHLAESHGRLIATKKGVTFPLDRWLKFEALLPDIQSYIDNVGQENDEAEWHVGGGAFVSLSPNNPTVDIRHFWKPDDATQPVPTKKGVTLNRNKLARLGYAVEEMHEYVPELKDIELCMLSESHQNQLGMLNCTECTPFGYDSQETLSSSMECNSGDTQDPMNLQSDFE, from the coding sequence ATGGAGCAAAAACACAAAGATCTCATCAAAGCAAACTACTCTACATTGGTAAAGAAGATGATGTCTGGTTCAGTAGCAGGACACTTATACGCTTCGCACATCATTACAGATGAAATGAGACAGCAAATAGAAGCCGAAAAGACCAGTTATGACAAAAACAGGAAACTATTAAGCATTATTTTGCGTCGAGGTTCAACGGCTTTTATGGGACTCCGAAAGGCATTACTCAAAGCTAACCAAGGCGACCTATCCAGACTCCTGATGAACACTGATGAAGATTCAAAAACCGAATACGAAAAGAAGTTAGCCATGGCAAGGTCGTTAGTGATCAACATGAAAGACAGGGGTACGTCTGAATCTAAAAAAGACGAGCAGGAGCAAAGATGTAGAATACCATTAGATGACGTAAACGACCTCTTTCTCACTGCCATGCCTTACAAGGGGATACTTTACATACATATCCGACACCTTGCAGAGTCCCACGGCCGACTCATTGCCACAAAGAAGGGTGTTACCTTTCCTTTAGACCGATGGTTGAAGTTTGAAGCTCTTTTGCCAGATATCCAAAGCTACATCGACAATGTCGGACAAGAAAATGACGAAGCAGAGTGGCATGTTGGCGGAGGAGCGTTCGTTTCATTATCACCGAACAATCCTACAGTAGACATAAGACATTTCTGGAAACCAGATGACGCTACACAACCGGTTCCAACAAAGAAAGGAGTCACACTAAACAGGAACAAGTTGGCAAGACTTGGGTATGCTGTCGAAGAGATGCATGAGTATGTTCCGGAGTTAAAAGACATAGAACTCTGCATGCTGAGCGAGTCTCACCAGAATCAGCTTGGAATGCTTAACTGTACCGAATGTACTCCTTTCGGATACGACTCACAAGAGACTCTATCCTCCTCCATGGAATGCAACTCTGGAGATACTCAAGATCCAATGAACCTGCAGagtgattttgaatga
- the LOC117685999 gene encoding uncharacterized protein F54H12.2-like — translation MAFLSGDNKDIAQPMELSLFASPTNQVAVEKVYFTEARPISSIGVSDTPIEIVVSGSGAEYIDLKRSKFYVKARILKADGTALAEQEKTSIVNLPLQSMFSQMDVYLNNKLVSFNTNNYPWKAYLKTILFSGKDDLKSQKQSELFYKDEGKMDDANAYNGGNAGLVLRYGFTEQSKTFELEGNLKEDIFDLDKYLINGVDIYIKLFRSSTPFVIMSAESSAAYKLELLDVVFKVAKVRVDPGVLLNHSKQIESTPVKYTISRNELKMNTIPKGSTEFYWDNIFPQAVPDRIVVALVDQKAVNGDYSANPFNFEHMGVTDVGIYVNGESVPGRPLKTDFSAGQYVAAYTRLLEASEKWNSDAGLDISRENFGSGYSLFVFTIDPCGFGEEYLNLIRRGNTRLELKFKEATTKAANALVFATFSSLLEVDKSRDINYIQP, via the coding sequence ATGGCTTTTTTAAGCGGTGATAACAAAGACATAGCTCAGCCTATGGAATTGTCTCTGTTTGCATCACCTACCAATCAAGTAGCTGTAGAGAAAGTATATTTTACGGAAGCAAGACCAATATCCAGCATAGGTGTATCAGACACACCAATCGAAATTGTAGTTTCGGGTTCGGGTGCAGAATATATAGATTTAAAAAGAAGTAAATTTTACGTAAAAGCACGGATTTTAAAAGCCGACGGAACAGCTTTGGCTGAACAAGAAAAAACGAGTATCGTCAATCTACCTCTGCAAAGTATGTTTTCTCAGATGGACGTCTATTTAAACAACAAACTGGTGTCCTTCAATACAAACAACTATCCATGGAAAGCGTATCTCAAGACAATTTTGTTCAGTGGGAAAGACGACTTGAAGTCTCAAAAGCAGTCAGAATTGTTCTATAAAGACGAAGGGAAGATGGACGACGCCAACGCTTACAACGGAGGTAATGCTGGATTGGTGCTACGATACGGTTTTACTGagcaaagtaaaacttttgagctTGAAGGAAACCTGAAGGAAGATATCTTTGATCTAGACAAGTACTTGATAAACGGAGTAGATATTTACATCAAACTATTTAGATCCAGCACCCCGTTTGTAATCATGTCTGCAGAATCTTCAGCAGCTTACAAACTAGAACTGTTGGATGTCGTGTTCAAAGTTGCAAAGGTACGAGTTGATCCTGGCGTTCTGCTGAACCACAGTAAACAAATAGAATCGACGCCTGTAAAGTATACGATATCAAGGAACGAACTAAAAATGAACACGATACCCAAAGGATCGACTGAATTTTACTGGGACAATATTTTCCCACAGGCTGTACCAGACCGTATTGTGGTAGCTCTGGTAGACCAGAAAGCTGTCAATGGTGATTATTCGGCCAACCCATTCAATTTCGAACACATGGGAGTAACAGATGTCGGTATATACGTCAACGGAGAAAGCGTACCTGGTAGACCACTAAAAACAGACTTCTCGGCGGGACAGTATGTGGCAGCTTACACTCGTCTGTTGGAAGCATCGGAAAAATGGAACTCTGATGCTGGACTGGATATCTCCCGAGAAAATTTCGGATCGGGATACTCTTTGTTTGTCTTCACCATCGATCCTTGCGGGTTTGGCGAAGAATATTTAAACCTCATTCGTCGAGGAAATACCAGACTGGAACTGAAATTCAAAGAAGCTACAACTAAAGCTGCCAACGCCCTTGTATTTGCTACGTTTTCTTCCCTGCTTGAGGTGGATAAGTCACGTGACATCAATTATATTCAACCATGA